GTGCTTGTCTGGTTGAGCAACATGCTGGTCGCCAGCTTCAACCGGATCGGCGTGATGAGCGCAGAGATCATGGCCAAGAACGTGGCGCTGGAAGAACGAACGCGCGAAGCTGAGGCGGCGAACCAGGCCAAGAGCATGTTCCTTGCCAATATGAGCCATGAAATCCGGACGCCGATGAACGCCATTCTCGGTTTCTGCCACCTCGCCCTCCACACCGAACTGACGCAGAAACAGCGGGATTATATCTCCAAAATCAGCGGTGCCGGCGCTTCATTATTGCGCCTTATCAACGATATTCTGGATTTCTCGAAGAACGAGGCTGGTAAGTTGTCACTCGAGCGACGGTCATTCGACCTGAAGTCCTCGCTCGACACGCAGTTGCGACTGGCGGCGATGGATGCGGATGCAAAGAGTGTCACGCTGCGATCGGTGATAAACGAGGCTGTCCCGCCAACTCTTATTGGGGACGATCTCCGCTTCAACCAGGTTGTGCTCAACCTTGTCAGTAATGCCATCAAGTTCACAGAAAACGGCGCAGTCACTCTCTCAGTGGATGTGGTGGAACGGCAGGACGATGATGTCACGCTGAAGATATCCGTCCGCGACACGGGTATGGGCATGACGGACGAACAGCAGGCCTATCTGTTCAATTCCTTCGCTCAGGCGGACAGTTCGACCACAAGGCGGTTCGGAGGCACGGGCCTCGGCCTTGCGATCAGCAAGCAGATCGTCGAGCAGATGGGCGGCAATATCTCGGTCGAAAGCTATCCGGGACTTGGCAGCACCTTCACCTTCACCGTGGTGATGGAGGTCGGTGAAAGCGAAGGCATGCCAACGGGCGAACCCTCGCAGGATATCCTGAACCTGCGCGTGCTCGTTGCGGATGATAATCCCGCATCGCGCGAAATTTTACGCGAAATCTTCGCGTCATGGTCGATGTCCGTCGACCTTGTCGCATCTGGCGCGGAGGCGATTGGCGCGCTTGAAACGGCCACGTTAGCGGGAGCGCCGTATGACCTTTTCCTGCTGGACTGGAAAATGCCGGGTCTCGACGGAATCGAAACCATCGAAGCTATGCGGGCGGATACGCAATTGACCAAATTACCCGTTGTGCTGCTCGTGACAGCCTATGGTCATGATGAATTCAGGGCCGAAGCGGAACGGGCCGATGTCGCCGCCTTCCTGACGAAACCCGTAGAGCCCCGAACCTTGCTCGAAACGATTACAAGTTTGTTCACAACCGACGATGCCCGAAACGCCAAGGCCGTTGCAGCCGTTGAGGCGATCCCTATGGTCTCGCCCGAACTGCGTGGTCTGCGTGTACTCGTTGCCGAAGACAATGACATCAACCGAGAAATCGCGATCGCGTTGCTGACCGATGCCGGCCTGGAAGTGGATATCGCTGAAAATGGCCGCATAGCCTGCGAGCGTGTCGCGAATACGCGCGTGCCATATGCTGCGATCCTGATGGATGTGCAGATGCCAGAGATGGACGGGATCGAGGCCACTATCCGCATCCGC
The DNA window shown above is from Sphingomonas paeninsulae and carries:
- a CDS encoding response regulator — translated: MMSELDKLRAQFGRFLVILFWLHVPLLALVATMVGRSPVEAALAGTLLAGAYHLTWRRNGTAPATRYLSAVALMGEPALLVYLLSGNAWQMDMHMYFFATLALTIAWCDRRAVLVAAAAVAIHHLLLELILPYAVFPGGGDLERAVLHAAIIAFQTAVLVWLSNMLVASFNRIGVMSAEIMAKNVALEERTREAEAANQAKSMFLANMSHEIRTPMNAILGFCHLALHTELTQKQRDYISKISGAGASLLRLINDILDFSKNEAGKLSLERRSFDLKSSLDTQLRLAAMDADAKSVTLRSVINEAVPPTLIGDDLRFNQVVLNLVSNAIKFTENGAVTLSVDVVERQDDDVTLKISVRDTGMGMTDEQQAYLFNSFAQADSSTTRRFGGTGLGLAISKQIVEQMGGNISVESYPGLGSTFTFTVVMEVGESEGMPTGEPSQDILNLRVLVADDNPASREILREIFASWSMSVDLVASGAEAIGALETATLAGAPYDLFLLDWKMPGLDGIETIEAMRADTQLTKLPVVLLVTAYGHDEFRAEAERADVAAFLTKPVEPRTLLETITSLFTTDDARNAKAVAAVEAIPMVSPELRGLRVLVAEDNDINREIAIALLTDAGLEVDIAENGRIACERVANTRVPYAAILMDVQMPEMDGIEATIRIRNDWSPETLPIIAMTAHAYETERQRCFTAGMNDHIAKPVDPAFLVRTLDRWLKPRGASVEDQADTPVSVLTLLSLDELPDSLPPFDIEAALRRVNGKRPLLRKLIAGFGEQFADVVPTLRSQIGNASLSDARRLAHTLKGVAASLEVAAVAKAAAEVEASLAEGDLNGIDERLIQLEVVLAPALAATARLARPTPSIASSPEAIFDPSGAALAAEELRTLLKRRSLGARAGFDKFAQASDVAADACRMQTIKDALDRLDYDRALLLLDEAVADGASAHPMEAVS